From Acidithiobacillus sp., the proteins below share one genomic window:
- a CDS encoding DUF2309 domain-containing protein, protein MDRNLTLGDRLKVRSMIYVASEPIPRFWPMRTFIHHNPLFGLEHLPFEEAVEEGCRLFNGRGYLPRQHYQGYRREGKVDDSALRRYVRRFVEDQTLDLPGIDVEAWLWTLITECSTERLIASHDWLDGEALAAALRGRSAKLDSSRVVIERLHTLLARKIAHDGPVYANVDRLFGTDIGSTLNDLLVKSCLDFFDEGQSAWQAPGREQGFYFAWKKVAWRNVRFFLRGLHLRELLASSESPEGVIAQILVLLKIPEESWQKYITRQLTRLHGWAGFIRFRSMAKHHYWATRYPADLTDFLAVRMVLGLALLQEAARHHACPGDAEAVQDFVEQDPFAAYLRLELYGGTILPGWAQRVDDALARRSRRGYGGLALDYIQAKLVHEARQQAQALRKLARRVSPTAEEALRTLDKTQIEQFLQLLRNWEKREGFNWLKAMESHYITDLVRKVHLPESKPKKRPFAQAFFCIDVRSEPMRRHLEALGDYQTFGIAGFFGVPIGYLEYGKGSEVHLCPAVQTPRNLVVEITVDLNLEEEPLYGALEHVLHDLKSSVLSPFVAVEAVGLLFSLGLIGKTVAPVTYHEIYRHLHAEKPPTRLLVDKLNAEQADSIIRAVQRAMIVRALGKELGVSRDRVTDDEVRELREIVLGHQAGQNSLARRLGLAAAAEAEFIEKLRTVYRVDRQETSLQMERIGRLGFSIDEQVRYVSQALLSTGLNRNFSRFVLMVAHESQTQNNPYESALDCGACGGGKGLPNARVICAMANKPEVRRRLAENGVVIPDDTWFLPATHNTTTDQIDLYDLDLLPARHLLYLERLRNGLAAATRRTAAERMPTLGATSKLAEDPYAAAAMARRRAHDWSQVRPEWGLSRNLYGIIGGRHLTEGVDLQGRSFLQSYDYRLDPKGRFLENILSAPVVVGEWINLEHYFSTVDVHHFGSGSKAYHNVAGRFGVMTGNQSDLRTGLPIQSIYKDGKPYHEPVRLIALVEAPAPFVLAAVGRLPKVKALIMGGWLRVIVLDPEDGYRALVLEDGEFQVHPDSGRQQRLTLLEASA, encoded by the coding sequence ATGGACAGGAATCTGACTTTGGGTGACCGGCTCAAGGTCCGGTCGATGATCTATGTGGCCAGCGAGCCGATCCCGCGTTTCTGGCCCATGCGCACCTTCATTCACCACAATCCCCTTTTCGGTCTGGAGCATTTGCCCTTCGAGGAGGCTGTAGAGGAGGGATGTCGCCTTTTTAATGGGCGCGGCTACCTACCTCGTCAGCACTATCAGGGCTACCGTCGAGAAGGAAAAGTGGATGACTCTGCTCTGCGTCGCTATGTGCGCCGCTTCGTTGAAGATCAGACGTTGGATCTGCCAGGCATCGATGTCGAAGCCTGGCTCTGGACACTGATCACAGAGTGTTCGACAGAACGACTGATAGCCAGTCACGACTGGCTCGATGGCGAGGCCCTGGCGGCCGCCCTGCGGGGGCGCTCAGCGAAGCTCGACAGCAGCAGAGTAGTAATCGAGCGGCTCCATACCCTTCTGGCCCGCAAGATCGCTCATGACGGGCCAGTTTACGCCAATGTGGATCGTCTCTTCGGTACGGACATCGGCAGTACCCTCAATGACCTATTGGTAAAAAGCTGCCTCGACTTTTTTGACGAGGGGCAGTCGGCGTGGCAGGCCCCGGGGCGTGAGCAGGGCTTTTACTTTGCTTGGAAGAAAGTGGCATGGCGAAATGTTCGCTTCTTCCTGCGCGGACTGCATCTGCGTGAGTTGCTCGCATCTTCTGAGAGCCCCGAAGGAGTGATCGCCCAAATCCTCGTGCTCCTCAAGATCCCCGAGGAATCCTGGCAGAAATACATCACTCGCCAGCTCACTCGCTTGCATGGCTGGGCTGGCTTCATCCGCTTTCGCAGCATGGCCAAGCACCACTACTGGGCCACGCGCTATCCGGCAGACCTCACGGATTTCCTGGCGGTGCGTATGGTGCTGGGTCTGGCCCTCTTACAGGAGGCGGCCCGACACCATGCTTGCCCGGGCGATGCCGAGGCCGTCCAGGACTTCGTCGAGCAGGACCCTTTCGCAGCCTATCTTCGGCTCGAACTATATGGCGGGACCATCCTGCCCGGCTGGGCGCAGCGGGTGGATGATGCGCTCGCCCGCCGTTCGCGACGGGGCTACGGAGGTCTGGCTCTGGACTACATTCAGGCCAAGCTGGTCCATGAAGCGCGACAGCAGGCCCAGGCCCTGCGGAAACTGGCGCGGCGAGTTTCTCCCACGGCCGAAGAGGCCCTGAGGACCTTGGATAAAACCCAAATTGAGCAGTTCCTGCAACTCTTGCGCAATTGGGAAAAGCGCGAAGGCTTTAACTGGCTGAAGGCGATGGAGTCCCACTACATCACCGATCTGGTGCGCAAGGTGCACTTGCCGGAGTCCAAGCCGAAGAAGCGTCCCTTCGCTCAGGCCTTCTTCTGCATCGACGTTCGTTCCGAACCTATGCGCCGCCATCTGGAGGCCCTGGGGGATTACCAGACCTTCGGCATTGCCGGATTCTTTGGAGTGCCCATTGGCTATCTGGAATACGGCAAGGGCAGCGAAGTCCACCTCTGTCCAGCGGTGCAGACTCCGCGGAATCTCGTCGTCGAAATTACCGTCGATCTGAATCTCGAGGAAGAACCCCTGTATGGGGCTCTGGAGCATGTGCTGCACGACCTCAAATCTTCTGTGCTCTCGCCCTTCGTGGCGGTAGAGGCGGTGGGTTTACTCTTCAGTCTGGGGCTGATCGGCAAGACCGTGGCGCCGGTCACTTATCACGAGATCTACCGGCACCTGCATGCTGAAAAGCCTCCCACCCGCCTGCTGGTGGACAAGCTCAATGCCGAGCAGGCTGACTCCATCATACGTGCGGTGCAGCGGGCGATGATCGTGCGGGCCTTGGGTAAGGAGCTGGGCGTGAGCCGAGATCGCGTTACCGATGACGAGGTCCGGGAGTTACGTGAGATAGTTTTGGGTCACCAGGCGGGCCAGAATTCCTTGGCTAGACGTCTGGGGCTTGCGGCCGCGGCAGAAGCGGAGTTCATCGAAAAGCTGCGCACGGTATATCGGGTGGATCGGCAGGAAACCAGCCTGCAGATGGAACGCATTGGGCGCCTCGGTTTCAGTATCGACGAGCAGGTGCGCTATGTCTCCCAGGCCCTGCTCTCGACTGGACTCAATCGCAATTTCTCGCGCTTCGTTCTGATGGTGGCCCATGAGAGTCAGACCCAGAACAACCCCTACGAGTCGGCTCTCGACTGTGGCGCCTGCGGTGGTGGTAAAGGGCTGCCCAATGCCCGGGTGATCTGTGCCATGGCCAACAAGCCTGAGGTACGGCGGCGCTTGGCGGAGAATGGCGTCGTCATCCCCGATGATACCTGGTTCCTGCCAGCCACCCATAACACCACCACGGACCAGATTGATCTCTACGATCTCGATCTCCTGCCCGCTCGGCACCTGCTCTATCTGGAGCGTTTGCGCAATGGTCTTGCGGCAGCAACCCGACGAACGGCGGCAGAGCGGATGCCCACCTTGGGAGCGACAAGTAAACTTGCCGAGGACCCCTACGCCGCGGCGGCCATGGCACGCCGCCGTGCCCACGATTGGTCGCAGGTGCGACCGGAGTGGGGCCTCTCCCGCAATCTCTACGGCATCATCGGTGGCCGACATCTGACCGAGGGGGTAGACCTACAGGGCCGATCCTTCCTGCAATCCTACGATTATCGCCTTGACCCTAAGGGGCGCTTTCTCGAAAACATCCTGTCGGCACCAGTGGTGGTGGGCGAGTGGATCAACCTCGAGCACTATTTTTCGACGGTCGATGTCCATCACTTTGGTAGTGGGAGTAAGGCATACCACAATGTGGCTGGGCGCTTTGGGGTAATGACCGGCAATCAGAGCGATCTGCGTACCGGTCTGCCTATCCAGTCCATATACAAGGATGGTAAGCCCTATCACGAGCCCGTGCGGCTCATCGCCCTGGTCGAGGCCCCGGCACCTTTCGTCTTGGCCGCCGTAGGTCGCCTGCCCAAGGTCAAGGCGCTAATCATGGGTGGCTGGCTGCGGGTCATAGTCCTCGACCCTGAGGATGGCTACCGCGCCCTGGTGTTGGAAGATGGCGAATTTCAGGTCCACCCGGATTCGGGTCGGCAGCAGAGACTAACCCTTTTGGAGGCCAGTGCATGA
- a CDS encoding P-II family nitrogen regulator, whose amino-acid sequence MNTLNLHPLKKVEIILEGAHRDFATDLLDRAGVKGYSIVGNLSGKGSHGIYESHLMFNEDDVLIMIIVAVPEELVSPILEGFTPFFEKHQGVMFVSDIQVSRLVKFKNCAPNGRWPVTPPS is encoded by the coding sequence ATGAATACCCTCAATCTCCATCCCTTGAAGAAGGTCGAAATCATTCTTGAAGGTGCCCATCGTGACTTTGCCACCGATCTCCTCGATCGAGCGGGGGTGAAGGGCTATTCGATCGTGGGCAACCTGTCTGGCAAAGGCAGCCACGGCATCTACGAGAGTCATTTGATGTTCAATGAGGACGATGTTCTCATCATGATAATTGTCGCCGTGCCCGAGGAACTCGTTTCGCCCATCCTCGAGGGTTTCACCCCCTTCTTCGAGAAGCATCAGGGGGTAATGTTCGTTTCTGATATCCAGGTGAGCCGCCTGGTCAAGTTCAAGAATTGCGCCCCGAATGGGCGCTGGCCGGTAACGCCGCCTTCATAG
- a CDS encoding putative inorganic carbon transporter subunit DabA — MRPEWALAGNAAFIAVPRTRAAHCDLAGCAFLHDGHRHDDTAAGSIARKRITPCFRKTA; from the coding sequence TTGCGCCCCGAATGGGCGCTGGCCGGTAACGCCGCCTTCATAGCCGTCCCGCGTACCCGTGCGGCGCACTGCGATCTGGCTGGCTGTGCGTTTTTACATGACGGCCATCGGCATGATGACACCGCAGCAGGCAGTATTGCACGAAAGCGCATCACGCCATGCTTCAGGAAAACGGCCTGA
- a CDS encoding class I SAM-dependent rRNA methyltransferase has product MSSASPYPVLRLRPKEDRRLRAGHLWVYSNEIHVQKTPLTAVAPGSVCRMEDAQGKALGLAHVNPHTLLCARLLSRDPHISIDEGFYRTRLQQALLMRERLFSAPFYRLVHGEGDGLPGLIIDRYEDHLVLQAGSLGMDRDLPLITAALHGLLRPAGILLKASGAARRLEGLEDRVEVLFGHIPERLEVWENDCLFQVDPRGGQKTGWFYDHRANRRRLRDFAQGRRVLDCFAYLGGFSIPLAKAGATAVTAVDSSAPALAILEENALRNEVEGLRSIHGDAMETLHNLRDRGEQFDLIVLDPPALIKSKKDFKEGSIAYRRFNDMAMRLLSPGGILFSASCSHHLNRETLLSQIAFGAQRGDYQIIGEGSQDMDHPVHPAVPESNYLKGFFIHRREELPEEAEKTA; this is encoded by the coding sequence ATGTCCTCTGCCAGCCCATACCCGGTTCTCCGCCTGCGTCCCAAGGAAGATCGCCGCCTCCGCGCCGGTCACCTCTGGGTCTACAGCAACGAAATCCATGTCCAGAAAACCCCCCTCACCGCTGTTGCTCCAGGTAGCGTCTGCCGGATGGAAGACGCCCAAGGCAAGGCCCTGGGGCTCGCCCATGTCAATCCCCATACCCTGCTCTGTGCGCGTTTGTTGAGCCGTGACCCGCATATCAGCATTGATGAGGGCTTTTATCGCACCCGCTTACAACAGGCTTTGCTGATGCGAGAGCGCCTGTTCAGCGCGCCTTTTTACCGCCTGGTGCATGGTGAAGGCGATGGCTTGCCGGGCCTGATTATCGACCGCTATGAGGACCATCTGGTGCTGCAGGCAGGTAGTCTCGGCATGGATCGCGATCTGCCCCTGATCACGGCGGCTTTGCATGGTCTGCTGCGCCCGGCGGGCATTTTGCTGAAGGCCAGCGGCGCGGCACGGCGACTGGAAGGATTGGAAGACCGCGTCGAAGTCCTCTTCGGGCATATCCCGGAGCGGCTGGAGGTTTGGGAAAACGACTGCCTGTTCCAGGTTGACCCGCGCGGCGGGCAGAAAACCGGCTGGTTTTATGACCATCGCGCCAATCGTCGCCGCTTGCGGGACTTTGCCCAAGGGCGCCGGGTGCTGGACTGCTTCGCCTATCTCGGCGGCTTTTCCATCCCCCTGGCAAAGGCCGGAGCAACCGCCGTCACCGCTGTGGACAGTTCGGCACCAGCCCTGGCGATCCTTGAAGAAAACGCTCTGCGCAACGAGGTTGAAGGCTTGCGCAGCATTCATGGCGATGCCATGGAGACGCTGCACAATCTGCGCGACCGCGGTGAGCAGTTTGACCTCATCGTCCTGGACCCCCCGGCCCTGATTAAATCGAAGAAGGACTTCAAGGAAGGCAGCATCGCCTATCGCCGTTTTAACGATATGGCCATGCGTTTGCTGAGCCCCGGCGGCATCCTGTTCTCGGCGTCCTGCTCGCATCACCTGAACCGGGAAACGCTGCTCAGCCAGATCGCTTTTGGCGCCCAGCGTGGGGACTACCAGATCATCGGTGAAGGCAGTCAGGATATGGATCACCCCGTTCACCCGGCGGTGCCCGAAAGCAACTACCTCAAGGGCTTTTTCATCCACCGTCGGGAAGAATTACCCGAAGAGGCAGAAAAGACCGCCTGA
- the mtnA gene encoding S-methyl-5-thioribose-1-phosphate isomerase, whose protein sequence is MSSADQIRAIRWEEGQLCLLDQRLLPQQETWLKLSDYRAVAVAIRQMVVRGAPAIGIAAAYAMALAVSEVSTHADWEARLLSAADEIKAARPTAVNLAWATDRQLALAQSASTAGQAVAALLQAAHDLLRDDIADNQRMGRYGAELLPTKGGILTHCNTGSLATGGYGTALGVIRAGISAGKQLHIYADETRPWLQGARLTAWELQKDGIPFHLNADSAAAYLMQQGLIHAVIVGADRIAANGDAANKIGTYSLAVLAQYHQIPFYVAAPLSTVDFAMPDGGGIIIEERPAVEVQQCAGHAVAPEGVEVRNPAFDVTPASLITAIITERGVARPGFQAALQALAAGHMQA, encoded by the coding sequence GTGTCCAGTGCCGACCAAATTCGTGCCATCCGTTGGGAGGAGGGTCAGCTCTGCCTTCTCGATCAAAGACTGTTGCCGCAGCAGGAAACCTGGTTAAAGCTCAGTGATTATCGCGCGGTGGCGGTGGCGATTCGGCAGATGGTAGTACGTGGTGCCCCGGCAATCGGCATTGCCGCCGCTTATGCCATGGCGCTTGCCGTGAGCGAGGTGAGCACGCATGCGGACTGGGAGGCGCGCCTGCTGAGTGCCGCCGACGAGATCAAGGCGGCGCGACCGACGGCGGTGAATCTTGCCTGGGCGACGGATCGGCAACTGGCGTTGGCGCAATCGGCGTCTACCGCAGGGCAGGCCGTCGCCGCACTTTTACAGGCCGCCCATGACTTGCTCCGCGATGATATCGCCGATAACCAGCGTATGGGCCGTTATGGCGCGGAGCTCTTGCCGACGAAGGGTGGCATTCTGACCCATTGCAACACCGGCAGCCTCGCGACCGGTGGATACGGCACGGCACTGGGCGTGATTCGTGCGGGGATTTCTGCGGGTAAGCAGCTCCATATCTATGCTGATGAAACCAGGCCCTGGCTGCAGGGCGCGCGCCTCACCGCCTGGGAGTTGCAGAAGGATGGTATTCCCTTTCATCTCAATGCCGACAGTGCCGCCGCCTATCTGATGCAACAGGGTCTGATCCATGCGGTGATAGTTGGCGCCGATCGTATCGCCGCTAATGGCGACGCGGCCAATAAGATCGGCACTTACAGCCTCGCCGTGCTGGCGCAATATCATCAGATTCCCTTCTACGTCGCGGCGCCGTTGAGTACGGTGGATTTCGCCATGCCCGATGGCGGCGGCATCATCATCGAAGAGCGCCCCGCCGTAGAGGTGCAGCAGTGTGCGGGCCATGCGGTGGCGCCAGAAGGTGTCGAAGTGCGTAATCCGGCTTTTGATGTCACCCCCGCCAGTCTGATCACCGCCATTATCACCGAGCGTGGCGTGGCGCGCCCGGGGTTTCAGGCGGCGCTCCAGGCGCTGGCCGCGGGCCACATGCAGGCTTAG
- the gyrA gene encoding DNA gyrase subunit A, giving the protein MIEFAKETIPVSLEKEMRQSYLDYAMSVIVGRALPDARDGLKPVHRRVLFAMHEMSNDWNKPYKKSARVVGDVIGKYHPHGDTAVYDTMVRMAQDFSMRYPLIDGQGNFGSVDGDSPAAMRYTEVRMSRIAHEMLADLEKETVDFGPNYDEKEMEPLVMPARIPNLLINGSAGIAVGMATNIPPHNLTEVISACLALVDDPETPDEELFILVPAPDFPTAGFIHGRAGSIEAYRTGRGRVVMRARCEFETDKKSNRQSIIVTELPYQVNKARLIERIAEMVKEKRLEGISDLRDESDKSGMRIAIELKRDANGDVVLNNLYQHTVMQSVFNINMVALLDGAPRTLGLRDLLQAFIQHRREVVTRRTVFELKKARDRAHILEGLAVALVNLDPLISLIRAAANPAEAKAQMLAKSWEPGMVAALLVERGEPSEGMQTDGYHLSEPQAQAILDLRLHRLTGLEQDKIRDEYLALLDRIRELLEILGSKARLMEVIREELVAIRDQYGDARRSEIVADTGDISTEDLITEEEMVVTFTHAGYIKAQPVTAFNAQRRGGKGKMATTTKEEDFVERMFCASTHAYCLFFSNLGKVFWQKVYQLPQAGRGAKGKPIVNMLSLAPTERITAVLPVRDFTEGQFVCMVTSLGVVKKTPVMEYSRPRSQGINAIHLDPGDRLVAVGLSDGQREFMLFTRHGMAVRFPEAKARAMGRNARGVRGISLEENDRVISAQWVDSSQVILTTTANGYGKLTKVDEYRRTNRGGKGVIAIQTNERNGDVVGALAVTERDELMLVSDHGTLIRMAINSIRRTGRNAQGVRLINLGEGEQLAGLALIADTEEEEGEQTDLPQ; this is encoded by the coding sequence ATGATCGAATTCGCCAAAGAAACCATTCCTGTCAGTCTCGAAAAGGAGATGCGCCAGTCCTACCTCGATTACGCCATGAGCGTGATCGTCGGCCGCGCCCTTCCCGACGCCCGCGACGGTCTCAAGCCAGTGCATCGTCGTGTGCTCTTCGCCATGCACGAGATGAGCAACGACTGGAATAAGCCCTATAAGAAGTCGGCGCGTGTCGTCGGTGATGTCATCGGTAAATACCATCCCCACGGTGACACCGCCGTCTATGACACGATGGTGCGGATGGCGCAGGACTTTTCCATGCGCTACCCGCTCATCGACGGGCAGGGTAACTTTGGTTCGGTGGATGGCGACAGCCCCGCCGCCATGCGCTACACCGAAGTGCGCATGTCCCGCATTGCCCATGAGATGCTGGCGGATCTGGAAAAGGAGACCGTTGATTTCGGCCCCAACTACGATGAGAAGGAGATGGAACCGCTGGTCATGCCGGCGCGTATCCCCAACCTGCTGATCAACGGTTCCGCCGGCATTGCCGTCGGCATGGCGACCAATATCCCGCCCCACAATCTGACGGAAGTGATCAGTGCCTGTCTGGCGCTGGTGGATGATCCCGAAACCCCGGATGAAGAATTGTTTATCTTGGTCCCGGCGCCAGATTTTCCGACGGCAGGCTTTATTCATGGCCGTGCCGGCAGTATCGAAGCCTACCGCACCGGGCGGGGCCGGGTGGTCATGCGCGCGCGCTGCGAGTTCGAGACGGACAAAAAATCCAACCGGCAGAGCATCATTGTCACCGAGCTGCCCTATCAGGTGAATAAGGCCAGACTCATTGAGCGCATCGCCGAGATGGTCAAGGAAAAGCGTCTGGAAGGCATCAGTGACCTGCGCGACGAGTCCGACAAATCGGGTATGCGTATCGCCATTGAACTCAAGCGGGACGCCAACGGCGATGTGGTGCTGAATAATCTCTACCAGCACACGGTTATGCAGAGCGTGTTCAATATCAATATGGTGGCGCTGCTGGACGGGGCACCGCGGACCCTCGGTCTGCGCGATCTGCTGCAGGCCTTCATCCAGCACCGCCGCGAAGTGGTCACCCGGCGTACCGTCTTCGAGCTAAAGAAGGCACGCGACCGCGCCCATATCCTCGAGGGCCTGGCGGTGGCGTTGGTCAATCTGGATCCGCTCATCAGCCTGATTCGGGCGGCGGCCAACCCGGCAGAAGCCAAGGCGCAAATGTTGGCGAAGTCTTGGGAGCCGGGCATGGTCGCGGCGCTGCTGGTCGAGCGTGGCGAACCCTCGGAGGGGATGCAAACGGACGGATATCATTTGTCCGAGCCGCAGGCCCAAGCCATTCTCGATTTGCGTTTGCACCGTCTGACCGGGCTGGAGCAGGACAAAATCCGCGATGAATACCTGGCCTTGCTGGATCGCATCCGTGAGTTGCTGGAGATTCTCGGCTCAAAGGCTCGGCTGATGGAGGTCATCCGCGAAGAGCTGGTGGCCATCCGCGATCAGTACGGGGATGCCCGACGCAGCGAGATCGTGGCGGACACGGGTGATATCTCGACGGAAGATCTGATTACCGAAGAGGAAATGGTGGTGACCTTCACCCACGCCGGTTATATCAAGGCTCAGCCGGTGACGGCCTTCAATGCCCAGAGACGGGGCGGCAAAGGCAAGATGGCCACTACCACCAAAGAAGAAGACTTTGTCGAACGCATGTTCTGCGCTTCGACCCATGCGTATTGTTTGTTCTTTAGCAATCTCGGTAAAGTCTTCTGGCAAAAAGTGTATCAGTTGCCGCAGGCAGGTCGTGGCGCCAAGGGCAAGCCCATTGTTAACATGCTGTCGCTGGCCCCCACGGAGCGCATCACCGCCGTATTGCCGGTTCGTGACTTTACCGAGGGCCAGTTTGTCTGCATGGTTACCTCCCTTGGCGTCGTCAAAAAGACGCCGGTCATGGAGTATTCCCGGCCGCGCAGTCAGGGGATCAACGCCATCCACCTCGACCCGGGTGATCGTCTAGTGGCTGTTGGCCTCTCCGATGGGCAGCGCGAGTTCATGCTCTTTACTCGGCATGGCATGGCGGTGCGCTTCCCCGAGGCGAAGGCTCGGGCCATGGGTCGCAACGCCCGTGGCGTACGCGGTATCAGTCTGGAAGAGAATGATCGGGTGATCTCGGCACAGTGGGTGGACTCCAGTCAGGTGATCCTCACCACTACCGCCAATGGTTATGGTAAATTGACGAAAGTGGATGAATACCGCCGCACCAACCGGGGTGGGAAGGGCGTTATTGCCATCCAGACCAACGAGCGTAATGGTGATGTGGTCGGCGCCCTGGCGGTAACGGAGCGGGACGAACTGATGCTGGTCTCTGATCATGGCACGCTGATTCGTATGGCGATTAACAGCATTCGTCGCACCGGTCGGAATGCGCAGGGGGTGCGCCTGATTAACCTGGGCGAGGGCGAGCAACTGGCAGGACTGGCATTGATTGCCGATACAGAAGAAGAGGAGGGGGAGCAGACTGATCTGCCCCAGTAA
- the serC gene encoding 3-phosphoserine/phosphohydroxythreonine transaminase has translation MNYPVYNFGAGPAMLPHAVLEQVQAELLDWHGRGISVMEMSHRGADYMQIIAGAEQDLRDLLQIPAHYRVLFLQGGATLQFAMVPINLLRGHARASYVQTGIWSAKAMTEARRFAIVEVAASNADRQARVVPPQSEWQVSADTAYVHIAGNETIGGLEFDFVPELGDIPLVSDASSHILSKPIDVSRFGLIYAGAQKNIGPAGLTLVIVREDLIGHAPAGTATMLDYAVHAKEGSMHNTPPTFAIYVAGLVFKWLKQLGGLGAMAEVNARKAALLYAAIDGSGGFYNNAIEHRNRSQMNVPFTLHDAALDAMFLKEADEQGLLQLKGHRLLGGMRASVYNAMPESGVRALVDFMRDFARRQG, from the coding sequence ATGAACTATCCTGTTTATAATTTTGGCGCAGGTCCGGCGATGCTCCCCCATGCGGTACTGGAGCAGGTGCAGGCGGAACTGCTCGATTGGCATGGCCGCGGTATTTCGGTCATGGAAATGAGCCATCGCGGTGCCGACTACATGCAGATTATCGCCGGGGCCGAACAGGACCTCCGTGACCTCCTGCAGATTCCCGCCCATTACAGGGTGCTGTTTTTGCAGGGTGGGGCGACCTTGCAGTTTGCCATGGTTCCCATCAACCTGCTGCGTGGTCATGCGCGGGCGAGTTATGTGCAGACTGGTATCTGGTCTGCCAAGGCCATGACCGAGGCCAGGCGTTTTGCGATCGTCGAGGTGGCGGCCAGCAATGCGGATCGTCAGGCCCGTGTGGTGCCTCCGCAATCGGAGTGGCAAGTCAGCGCCGACACCGCCTATGTACACATTGCCGGTAATGAAACCATCGGTGGTCTGGAGTTCGATTTTGTCCCGGAACTGGGTGATATTCCGCTGGTGAGCGATGCCTCTTCCCATATTCTCTCGAAGCCAATAGATGTCAGCCGTTTCGGCCTCATTTATGCCGGTGCCCAGAAGAATATCGGGCCGGCCGGTCTGACTCTGGTTATTGTTCGTGAAGACCTCATCGGTCATGCACCGGCCGGTACTGCAACCATGCTGGACTATGCCGTGCATGCCAAAGAGGGTTCCATGCACAATACGCCTCCTACCTTTGCTATTTATGTCGCCGGTTTGGTGTTCAAGTGGTTGAAACAATTGGGTGGGCTGGGTGCAATGGCGGAGGTCAATGCGCGTAAGGCCGCATTGCTGTATGCGGCGATTGATGGCTCCGGCGGTTTTTATAACAATGCCATAGAGCACCGCAACCGCTCGCAGATGAACGTGCCCTTTACCCTGCATGACGCGGCGTTGGACGCGATGTTTCTGAAAGAGGCGGATGAGCAAGGGCTGCTCCAGCTCAAGGGGCACCGCCTGCTGGGTGGCATGCGCGCTTCTGTCTACAACGCCATGCCAGAGTCCGGGGTACGGGCGCTGGTCGACTTCATGCGGGATTTTGCCCGCCGTCAGGGTTAG
- the pheA gene encoding prephenate dehydratase, with the protein MSATVRTLPELRTAIDAVDGEILHLLAERGRLAAEVGEVKRAADETNFYHPDRESEILRRLMAENPGPFSAEQIATIFREIISAGLALEEPLQVAYLGPAGTFTQMAAQRHFGRAAVLQPTTGIAEIFRLVDRGQTQFGVVPVENSTEGSVNLSLDLLLDYPLHICGEVQLRIVHNLVAKCSMDVIQRVYVHYQTRAQCRQWLAAHLPQVQLVDVPSNAVAAERASADAEGGAISTTVAAEAYDLEILAAGIEDNPENTTRFIVIGKINTRSTGNDKTSLVVAAANRPGSLHALLSPLADAGISLTRIESRPTRSAVWEYVFYLDLLGHRQDAAIAPVLDALAQQASFYRCLGSYPRAVF; encoded by the coding sequence TTGTCCGCAACTGTACGAACGCTGCCTGAATTGCGCACCGCTATTGATGCCGTAGATGGAGAAATTCTCCATTTGCTGGCAGAGAGAGGCCGCTTGGCGGCCGAGGTGGGTGAAGTCAAACGCGCGGCTGATGAGACAAATTTCTACCATCCCGATCGGGAATCCGAAATTCTCCGTCGATTGATGGCCGAGAATCCCGGGCCCTTTTCTGCGGAGCAAATCGCCACTATTTTTCGCGAAATCATTTCTGCTGGCTTGGCCCTGGAAGAGCCGTTACAGGTGGCTTATCTCGGTCCGGCAGGCACCTTCACGCAAATGGCTGCGCAAAGGCATTTCGGGCGGGCTGCGGTGTTGCAACCCACCACTGGCATTGCCGAGATTTTCCGCTTGGTGGACAGGGGGCAGACACAGTTCGGCGTGGTTCCGGTGGAAAACAGTACCGAGGGCTCTGTCAATCTCAGTCTTGATCTGCTACTGGATTATCCGCTGCATATTTGCGGTGAGGTGCAATTACGCATCGTCCATAATCTGGTGGCTAAATGCTCTATGGATGTGATCCAGCGGGTCTATGTGCACTACCAGACCCGTGCCCAGTGTCGCCAATGGCTTGCCGCACATCTGCCGCAGGTGCAATTAGTAGACGTCCCCAGTAATGCCGTGGCTGCTGAGCGCGCCTCGGCAGATGCCGAGGGTGGTGCTATTTCCACTACGGTGGCTGCGGAGGCTTACGACCTCGAGATTCTGGCCGCCGGTATTGAAGACAATCCCGAGAACACCACGCGCTTTATAGTGATCGGTAAGATCAATACCCGCTCCACAGGGAACGACAAGACCAGTCTGGTAGTGGCCGCAGCCAATCGCCCAGGGAGCCTGCATGCGCTGTTGTCGCCCTTGGCCGATGCGGGGATCAGCCTCACGCGCATTGAGTCGCGACCGACGCGCTCCGCTGTTTGGGAGTATGTCTTTTATCTCGATCTGCTCGGTCATCGTCAAGATGCCGCCATTGCACCGGTACTGGATGCCCTCGCGCAACAGGCGTCTTTCTATCGTTGTCTTGGTAGTTATCCCAGGGCGGTATTTTGA